A genomic window from Cytobacillus suaedae includes:
- the yyaC gene encoding spore protease YyaC: MNLKSKLFDLQKDDLSRIPYDREDARKSISVRLASLLPASNRPIVFICIGTDRSTGDSLGPLIGSKLHEKGMSLFHVYGTLDEPIHAVNLIEKVNMIQNTFNNPFIIGIDACLGRLKNVGIVTIDEGPVKPGAGVNKELIPIGDIHITGIVNVSGFMEFFVLQNTRLSLVMKMANSIADGIAETEKNLLRRREIIDLANQDTLTN, from the coding sequence ATGAATCTAAAATCGAAACTTTTTGATCTCCAGAAAGACGACCTATCTAGAATTCCCTATGATAGAGAGGATGCACGCAAAAGTATTTCAGTGCGGCTAGCTTCACTTTTACCAGCATCCAATCGGCCAATCGTATTTATTTGTATAGGCACAGATCGTTCTACGGGAGATTCGTTGGGCCCCTTAATTGGTTCAAAACTTCATGAAAAAGGGATGTCCCTGTTTCATGTATATGGCACATTGGATGAACCTATACATGCTGTTAATTTAATAGAAAAAGTAAATATGATTCAAAACACCTTCAATAATCCATTTATTATAGGTATTGATGCATGTTTAGGTAGATTAAAAAATGTTGGTATTGTTACGATTGACGAGGGTCCGGTAAAGCCAGGTGCCGGGGTTAATAAAGAGTTAATTCCAATTGGAGATATACATATCACGGGTATTGTGAATGTCAGTGGATTCATGGAGTTTTTTGTCCTTCAGAACACAAGACTTAGCCTAGTCATGAAGATGGCAAATAGTATTGCAGATGGTATTGCCGAAACAGAAAAAAACCTACTACGAAGAAGAGAAATTATAGATTTAGCTAATCAAGATACATTAACCAATTAG
- a CDS encoding mechanosensitive ion channel family protein, with the protein MTQLMNEDMWINLGMGFIKIILILLVAGIVIRIGRLAIQNIFRVRNSSPLRVSERRTATLIKLLENVLRYVVYFVVIIMILESLNIEIRALLAGAGIVGLAIGFGAQNLVRDIITGFFIIFEDQFSVGDFIRTGTFEGTVEEIGLRTTKLKSFTGEIHILPNGSIVEVTNFSINNSIAVVDISVSYEGDIPKTEKILEELLQELPDKYEDMIKTPELLGVQMLGASEVVLRIVSEVLPMRHFYISRILRKEIKLRLDEHGIEIPYPRMVMYTRDEGNTEKQNG; encoded by the coding sequence ATGACTCAATTAATGAATGAAGACATGTGGATAAATTTAGGAATGGGATTTATAAAAATAATCCTTATCCTCCTCGTTGCAGGAATTGTTATTCGAATAGGACGATTAGCTATACAGAATATTTTTAGAGTTAGAAACAGTAGCCCACTAAGAGTATCTGAAAGGCGAACCGCAACACTAATTAAACTGTTAGAAAATGTGCTTCGGTATGTAGTCTATTTTGTTGTTATCATTATGATTCTAGAATCTCTAAACATTGAGATACGTGCATTATTAGCTGGTGCTGGAATTGTTGGCCTAGCTATTGGTTTCGGAGCACAAAATCTAGTGAGAGACATCATAACCGGTTTTTTTATCATTTTTGAAGATCAATTTTCAGTTGGTGATTTTATTAGGACAGGAACCTTTGAAGGCACGGTTGAGGAAATAGGGTTACGAACAACTAAGCTTAAGTCCTTTACTGGAGAAATTCATATATTACCTAATGGAAGTATTGTAGAGGTAACCAATTTTTCTATTAATAATAGCATTGCTGTAGTAGATATCAGCGTTTCCTATGAGGGAGATATTCCTAAGACTGAAAAAATCCTTGAAGAACTATTACAAGAGTTACCTGATAAATATGAAGATATGATAAAAACACCTGAGTTATTAGGTGTTCAGATGCTTGGTGCTTCTGAAGTGGTTTTACGTATTGTATCGGAGGTATTACCGATGCGCCATTTTTATATTTCAAGAATCTTACGTAAGGAAATTAAACTTAGGTTAGATGAGCATGGTATTGAAATTCCATATCCACGCATGGTCATGTATACTAGAGATGAAGGAAATACAGAGAAGCAAAACGGCTAG
- a CDS encoding DUF554 domain-containing protein: protein MVLLGTIVNGLCIILGTLLGKLLHRIPEKMKTTVMHGIGLAVIILGIQMGLKSNQFLIVIFSLVIGAVLGEWWDLDGKLNKLGLWIERKIGAKGEGSIAKGFVTATLIFVIGAMAIIGSLDSGLRQDHRVLYTKSIIDGFTSLVLATTLGIGVLFSAVPVMLYQGSIALFATQIEKWIPTDLMDAFIADMTATGGLMILAIGLNLLGITTIRVANLLPGILVTAGLVTCVYYWSSMVHFVQTFL, encoded by the coding sequence ATGGTATTGCTTGGAACAATTGTAAATGGATTATGTATCATTCTCGGTACACTATTAGGGAAACTGCTACATCGTATACCGGAAAAAATGAAAACAACAGTCATGCATGGAATAGGGCTAGCTGTGATTATATTGGGCATTCAGATGGGACTAAAGAGCAACCAGTTCTTAATTGTTATATTTAGTCTTGTAATAGGCGCGGTTCTTGGTGAATGGTGGGATTTAGACGGCAAGCTAAACAAACTTGGACTTTGGATTGAACGAAAAATAGGAGCTAAAGGTGAAGGTAGTATTGCTAAAGGTTTTGTTACTGCCACTCTTATTTTTGTAATTGGTGCGATGGCTATCATTGGTTCATTAGATAGTGGACTAAGACAGGATCATCGTGTACTTTATACAAAATCAATTATTGATGGCTTTACTAGCTTAGTCTTAGCTACAACATTAGGCATTGGTGTACTTTTTTCGGCAGTACCAGTCATGTTATATCAAGGTTCAATTGCATTATTTGCAACACAAATTGAAAAATGGATTCCTACTGACCTAATGGATGCATTTATTGCTGATATGACTGCTACCGGTGGTTTAATGATATTAGCTATAGGTCTAAATCTGCTAGGAATTACTACAATTCGAGTTGCCAATTTACTTCCCGGTATCCTAGTAACAGCAGGACTTGTAACCTGTGTCTATTATTGGAGCAGTATGGTCCATTTTGTACAAACATTTTTATAG